The Bacteroidota bacterium genome window below encodes:
- a CDS encoding toll/interleukin-1 receptor domain-containing protein, protein MTDQFNWKSFTYSVNSKAIVPVLGNDLSNLRLKKSSIEKLEYYNAMLSAGEQVGDTLEINLYKYLAFRIWENLSSKPLDFDATINNVARGLMAQNITESDIQLAIKNEINALTNEQIILDPFIKLISIGGFETFVSLNYDNFLERAFEAAGRLVNKSYNFSNPFSASVASEKKDPALPKIYNLMGNIQGANFAITDDQSIEFLYMLQNGMDTIAKELFDAISQKSMLFIGSSLPDWFMRIFIRILSKEPFRSQVKKKYVAANNILKDTELKKFLESNNIKVIPIGQNLQPDTQNKFYKNAIDFIEDVHNQVSKVSGPPPNEVLFKEEIFISYSWTDKSLAERMKNELMRNGVNVFFDDDELKTGEKYNDVIIEKLKTCAYFLVIISENAIADKSRYVYAKEWTTAILYEKLTSKSYIRPFIIDATKPTDPRIPDEIRLLNIESITNLDELPKTIRKFISENNLTPLK, encoded by the coding sequence ATGACCGATCAATTTAATTGGAAATCGTTTACCTATAGTGTCAATAGCAAGGCTATTGTACCTGTTCTTGGCAACGACTTATCGAACCTGAGACTTAAAAAAAGTAGTATTGAAAAACTGGAATACTATAATGCAATGCTTAGTGCGGGCGAGCAAGTTGGCGATACACTCGAGATAAATCTTTATAAATATCTGGCATTCCGTATTTGGGAAAACTTAAGCAGCAAGCCCCTTGACTTTGACGCCACCATAAATAATGTTGCACGCGGATTGATGGCCCAAAACATTACAGAAAGCGATATTCAACTTGCAATAAAAAATGAAATAAATGCACTTACCAATGAGCAAATAATACTTGACCCTTTTATCAAATTAATATCTATTGGCGGTTTCGAAACCTTTGTTTCGCTCAACTATGATAATTTTCTGGAGCGCGCGTTTGAAGCAGCCGGAAGGTTGGTTAACAAATCGTATAATTTTTCGAATCCGTTTTCAGCTTCGGTAGCATCAGAAAAAAAAGACCCTGCCTTGCCTAAAATTTACAACCTGATGGGCAATATACAGGGAGCAAACTTTGCCATAACGGATGATCAAAGCATCGAGTTCCTTTATATGTTGCAAAATGGAATGGACACCATTGCAAAAGAATTATTTGACGCCATTTCGCAAAAGAGCATGTTGTTTATTGGCAGCAGCCTACCCGATTGGTTTATGCGAATATTTATTCGCATACTATCCAAAGAACCTTTCCGAAGTCAGGTAAAAAAGAAATATGTAGCAGCCAATAATATTTTAAAAGATACGGAGCTTAAGAAATTTCTCGAAAGTAATAACATCAAGGTTATCCCGATAGGACAAAATTTGCAACCCGATACTCAAAATAAATTTTATAAAAATGCGATTGATTTTATAGAGGATGTGCATAATCAGGTAAGCAAAGTAAGCGGCCCACCACCCAACGAAGTTTTATTTAAAGAAGAGATTTTTATCAGTTATAGTTGGACCGACAAATCGCTTGCCGAACGAATGAAAAACGAACTAATGCGTAACGGTGTCAATGTATTTTTTGATGATGATGAATTAAAAACCGGAGAAAAATACAACGATGTAATAATTGAAAAGCTTAAAACATGTGCTTATTTTCTTGTGATTATTTCCGAAAACGCGATAGCCGATAAATCGCGATATGTATATGCCAAAGAATGGACTACCGCTATCCTGTATGAAAAACTGACAAGCAAATCATACATACGCCCATTTATTATAGATGCCACCAAACCTACTGACCCGCGTATTCCCGATGAAATACGTTTGCTTAATATAGAAAGCATTACCAATCTTGATGAACTGCCAAAAACAATTCGCAAGTTTATTTCGGAAAACAACCTTACACCATTAAAATAA